In the genome of Candidatus Neomarinimicrobiota bacterium, the window CGGAATGCCGATTATAAAAAAGCGAGATTGGCTGCGCTCGTCTTCGGCTCTTCATCCGTCAGCTGACGGATTCAGAATGACAGTATTGATTGTTGCACAGTCACCGAAGGTGCCTGCGTTATTCGATTGTCGTCAAACGCAGACCCCGCTTTCAGCGGGGGCTACGCCACACCTTTAATTTTCGATAACGCAGGCGAGTTAGGGCTTTTCCTGACTGTTAGATATGAGTTCGCTGACAGTCAGAAACCTGTAGCCCTTTTCCCGTAGGCTTTCAATAATGATCGGGACGGCGGCGACGCTCTGGCTACGGTCGATTTTGCCCCATGTTCCGCCGTCGTGCATTATTATAATTGAGCCGGGTTCTGTCCGTTTCAGCACTCTTTCGACTATTTTATCGACACCGGGCTTATTCGGATCACGCGGATAAACCTCCCCGATCACGGCAATGTGACCGCTCTCTTCGGTCACATCAAGCACCGAAGAGGTGAACAGACCCATGGGAGGACGGAAGTATTTCGGTATGACTCCCGCAGCGCTTTCTATTAGCGAGGAAGTTGAATCTATCTGCCGTCGAATTTCCCTACGGCTCTTAAACGGAAGAATCGGATGGTCATAAGAATGATTCGCTAATTCATGACCCTTGTTCCGAATCCGTTTGACAATTTCAGGATATTGCTCCACGTTTTTTCCTATGAGGAAAAAAGTAGCCGTTACGTCATATTTCGCCAATGTGTCAAGCAGTTCAGTCGTGTACTTTTCATGAGGTCCGTCGTCAAACGTCAGCGCCACAACCTTTTCGTCCGTTTCAACTGACCAGACAACACGGTTTGAGATCAGATGCCCGTACTTTTCAAGCACGATTATATCGGTCTGATATTGCAGTACATAAATAGAAATGGGAATAGCAATTAAGATAGTGAGAGAAACAAAGGTGATTGTCTGCCACTTCATTTGCGGCTGAGCCACGTTCTTTTCCATCGTTCACCCTTGCTGATTTATCACTTTCAAATAGTCTTCCTTGAACTCATCCAACCGTCTTAATAATCTTCTACGCTCGAGCTGCAGCTTCTTGATGATATGGCGGTTGGTGAGTAAAGTAATAGAGAAGCTCCACATCCGCCACCGCTGTTTGAGTTTCCTTCCGTAGGCGAGCGCGCCGAAACCAAGGAATGGAACTGAAACAAGAAAGAGCAATCCGAGTATTGGGCCGAAAATCGTCCAGATAACGTATGTCTCGATGGCATAATAAATTATGAATCCGAGTCCGCCGCCGATCATCAGTACCGATGAGGTTTTAGTTTTATCGTAACCGATCTTTTTACCGAGCTGTTCTGCGAATTTATAAGGTATATAATTCGTAATTACTCCGGCAACCCAAACGGGGAAACCTATAACGCCCCAGAAGGCGACTTTCCAGCTTCCCTTTCTGACCTTTGCGCTTTTAGCGTCGCTTTGCAGCATCGAATCATGCAACTGCAATCTGTCTATCTTTAACCGGTAATTTTTAACTTCCTTCATCAGAGCAATGACTTCATCCGGCTTGGTTTCCATGTAATATTCCACGGCATCAGCCAGTCGCTGGGAGAGGAACATATCTTTGAATACTTCATCATCGGATATCAATATTTCCTCTTCTTCGAGATCGCTCTTAAGTCTCGCCCGGTAAATCTTTTCAAGATCGGTTACAAAGTCGTTCAACCCGTCCTTTTTAATATTTAATGTAAGCTTACCGAGTTCATCGGAAATTCTCTCTGTCAGCGTGTGTACGCCTTCGTATTCATCATTTTCGTAGTCATCCCTGTAATCTGTTACGGTGATCGGTTTGCCGAAATTCAGCAGAACGTTGCTTCTGAAACGGTGCCTTGCCGTGAAGTAGAATCCGAGTGGAACGATGCTGAGTCCGAGAGCGAAATCGTTTTGTTTTTCCGCGCCGAGAGCGATACGCGCCGTCCCGGTCTTGAGTTTGAGCACCTTTCTACCTGTCTGGCTCGTCCCTTCGGGGAAGATACCGATACATTTACCATCCTCTAATATTTTATATGCGGCGCGAAACATATCGACGTTCTTGTCCATCCGGTCCGGATTGTCCTCTTTGCGGTAAACCGGGATAATCCCCATAGCATAGAGAAATTTCCTTTTTACGAAGTTTGAAAAGAGTCCCGCGTGACCGATATAATGTATTTTTCTCGGAGTTTTTACTCCTAAGATCATAGCGTCCATAATGCTCGAGGGGTGATTTGCCGCAATGATAAGCGGTCCCTGTATCGGGACGTGTTCGGCATGACGTACTTCTACCTCATCAAAGAATAAATCGACCGCCAGGCGGAGAAAAAGTTTTATGAAGTTATAGAATATCAATATTTATCTATTTTACCGCATAACGATAATAAATATAGCCGGACGTGTGTGAGAATTCAAACAATGAATTCAAGTATAGCAAAAGCATGATCTCAGGGAATGGTTGGAAGAATCGCATTTCGGATAAAGCAGTTGAAAACAGATAGATAAATCCATTGACAATATTTAGTCAGGATTATACTTTTACACGGTTATTTGCCCGAGAGAGCGGGGATAATCGGGTATGGCAGCGAATATTTTGGCTGCGCAGGGAAATTAGGAAGGGAAAAGTAGAATTAATAATAACTGTTGTAATAAACGTATTGAAATCAATGCCTTTCGTGGTTGTTTCCTAATCATCTAAACAGGAAACTATTACAAAACTTATCAGTAAAAGAAGAGTATTCTGAATTATGCAGATTGTTATAGCTACAAGAAACGAGGACAAATTTAGGGAAATCAGTGAGATTTTGGGCGACAGCATTGTTGAAGTGCTCCCATTAACTGATTTTAAAGATGCACCGGAGGTGGACGAAACGGGAGAGACTTTAGAAGAAAACGCCCTTTTGAAAGCAAAGAGCGCCTCAAAGGCAACAGGATTACCGGCTATCGCGGATGATACAGGGCTTTTCGTTGACGCTATCAACGGCGAACCGGGAGTACGTTCGTCCCGTTTTGCGGGAGAAAACGCAACATACGAAGATAACCGTAATCTTCTGCTGTCCAAGCTCGAGGGAATCCCCGAGGAGAGTAGAACGGCTAAGTTCGTTTGCATTGCGACGTTGGTAGACGGCGTCAACAGCATCACTACAAAAGGCGAAGTGAAAGGATTTATCACCGATTTGCCGAGAGGTTCGAACGGATTCGGATACGACCCGATATTTCAATCGGAACATTCGGAGAAGACATTCGGGGAGCTCAGCGCCGATGAAAAAAGGGCGTTCAGTCACCGTCAGAAAGCTTTTAGCGAGATGTTAAGAATTTTAAAGGAAATGTATGCCTAAACAGGAGGGAAGCTGCCTATAGCATAGAATCGATACGACGACTGTGTCTAAATATTACTGTCTAAAAAATTTGATGATTTATAAGACGAAAACAATAGAAGAGAGCGGCAGCCAGCGATTATCATCGGCTTGTCGCCGTTTCATAATATTCTCTATACTGATTATAACTCAAGTCTCCCCGCTGTCAGCTCAGAGCAAGGATCAACCTTCCATATATCCCATACCGGGCTTTGTTCCAGTTTTTGAAGAACCTTATCAGGGTTTGTACTGGCATCCGGACGATTCCACACTTTTATTGGATGGAGCTATATTACCTGTCAGGCCAAATTTGTTCCAATCAGTTGTAGAAATAGATTCATCCGGCACTCATATAATATTCAGAAGGCTGTACCGGGGTCGTGACATACAGGCGCCCACAATTTTGAGCATCAAAGACTACTATCTGCTGGCTAAGGATATGAACCTGTTAGAGGACTGGGATAGGAGAGTGGAGGAGGTAATAAGCCGGGAACGTGAGAGAGGGCGGGGAGGCGCAATCGAGATTGTGGGTGCGACAATAGCCGGGCAGGACGTGGCATTACGCGTTACCGGTAACATCAACATACGAGGCGGAATCCGAAACGAGAACAGAAGTACTGTAGCACAGAATTTTACCGAGAATCAGAACACATCTTTCAAACTCGTTCAGAAGCAGCAATTTAACATAGAGGGAACTATAGGCGATAAGATCAGCATTCTGGT includes:
- a CDS encoding polysaccharide deacetylase family protein encodes the protein MEKNVAQPQMKWQTITFVSLTILIAIPISIYVLQYQTDIIVLEKYGHLISNRVVWSVETDEKVVALTFDDGPHEKYTTELLDTLAKYDVTATFFLIGKNVEQYPEIVKRIRNKGHELANHSYDHPILPFKSRREIRRQIDSTSSLIESAAGVIPKYFRPPMGLFTSSVLDVTEESGHIAVIGEVYPRDPNKPGVDKIVERVLKRTEPGSIIIMHDGGTWGKIDRSQSVAAVPIIIESLREKGYRFLTVSELISNSQEKP
- a CDS encoding 1-acyl-sn-glycerol-3-phosphate acyltransferase, producing MIFYNFIKLFLRLAVDLFFDEVEVRHAEHVPIQGPLIIAANHPSSIMDAMILGVKTPRKIHYIGHAGLFSNFVKRKFLYAMGIIPVYRKEDNPDRMDKNVDMFRAAYKILEDGKCIGIFPEGTSQTGRKVLKLKTGTARIALGAEKQNDFALGLSIVPLGFYFTARHRFRSNVLLNFGKPITVTDYRDDYENDEYEGVHTLTERISDELGKLTLNIKKDGLNDFVTDLEKIYRARLKSDLEEEEILISDDEVFKDMFLSQRLADAVEYYMETKPDEVIALMKEVKNYRLKIDRLQLHDSMLQSDAKSAKVRKGSWKVAFWGVIGFPVWVAGVITNYIPYKFAEQLGKKIGYDKTKTSSVLMIGGGLGFIIYYAIETYVIWTIFGPILGLLFLVSVPFLGFGALAYGRKLKQRWRMWSFSITLLTNRHIIKKLQLERRRLLRRLDEFKEDYLKVINQQG
- the rdgB gene encoding RdgB/HAM1 family non-canonical purine NTP pyrophosphatase, with amino-acid sequence MMQIVIATRNEDKFREISEILGDSIVEVLPLTDFKDAPEVDETGETLEENALLKAKSASKATGLPAIADDTGLFVDAINGEPGVRSSRFAGENATYEDNRNLLLSKLEGIPEESRTAKFVCIATLVDGVNSITTKGEVKGFITDLPRGSNGFGYDPIFQSEHSEKTFGELSADEKRAFSHRQKAFSEMLRILKEMYA